In Chitinophaga nivalis, a single genomic region encodes these proteins:
- a CDS encoding NADPH-dependent FMN reductase has translation MSALIINGALEGYTGQNIANTFASLLQEKGIDTRIFQVANCLVPPFQLSGTPPTPATLEMVQLFREADLHIWLAPLYHGSIPGMMKNCFDWLELSATATPPYLTNKVVGMVCWADGGHALNGIVTMDAVAKSLRAWTLPLTIPIIKSQLYDAPQNGVISSGYKNKFDTMVQLLTNTVHPVTAIR, from the coding sequence ATGAGTGCGCTGATCATCAATGGCGCCCTGGAAGGATATACCGGGCAAAATATTGCCAACACCTTTGCCAGCCTGTTGCAGGAAAAAGGGATCGATACCCGCATCTTTCAGGTAGCTAATTGCCTCGTTCCCCCGTTTCAGTTATCCGGTACGCCGCCAACACCCGCCACGCTGGAGATGGTACAGTTGTTCCGGGAAGCCGATCTGCATATCTGGCTCGCGCCGTTGTACCATGGCAGTATTCCCGGTATGATGAAGAATTGTTTCGACTGGCTGGAACTGAGTGCCACGGCAACACCGCCCTATCTGACCAATAAAGTGGTAGGTATGGTTTGCTGGGCCGATGGCGGTCATGCGCTGAATGGTATTGTTACGATGGACGCGGTGGCCAAATCATTGCGTGCCTGGACATTGCCACTCACCATTCCCATCATTAAGAGCCAGCTATACGATGCACCACAAAACGGCGTCATATCATCCGGCTATAAAAATAAATTTGACACGATGGTACAGTTGTTAACCAACACGGTACATCCTGTTACAGCTATAAGATAA
- a CDS encoding amidohydrolase family protein, giving the protein MFPTKKPVVLFLLLWLPAYVFSQGNDTLHYSVILSGNIKGAKKILQKPDGSYESWYHYNDRGRGDSNHIEYRLDADGIPTYIRIRGNDYMKSPVSEDFSLTGQTAVWKNNAESSQKTIAGKAFYQSLYGECGNLVKALHAHNNRLVLLPSGEASLEVLQSHTVGKGAAARKLVLCSVKGLKPTPVYRWVDEQWNTFATVEDWKTVIRKGYEAAGPALLAIQKKVEQHFYRQLAQAQRKKITGQLLIRNTTLFDAEQARLLPHTDVLIQDGIIKAVSAGKPLTVKGAEVIDGSGQTLLPGLWDMHVHFSDNLDGIMHIAAGVTHVRDMGNDANLLVRMAQVKSGELIGPAVEIASGFIDGAGPYAAPTGALINNPEEGIAAIREYAKKGYQQIKLYSSLKPAWVKPLVEEARRHHMRVCGHIPAFMTAAQAIDAGYNEVTHLNMLVLNFFGDTIDTRTPQRFAIPAQKAAGMDLHGADMEAFIAMMKAKDITVDPTVNIFEALFTGKNGETLPKDRYMVDHLPAVMQREFRAGGGGLPVSPELEATYKKSFEVFLQLVKLLYDKGIRIVPGTDDVPGFDLHYELELYVRAGIPAEKVLQLATWGPAGYTGNGSTLGSIKTGKKADMILVGGNPVSNIHDIRNTRLVITGGAIYRPSALYPAIGITPFSEGK; this is encoded by the coding sequence ATGTTCCCGACTAAAAAACCTGTTGTACTGTTTCTATTGTTGTGGTTACCCGCGTATGTGTTTTCCCAGGGGAATGATACCCTTCACTATTCGGTGATATTGAGCGGAAATATAAAAGGTGCCAAAAAAATACTGCAAAAGCCCGATGGTAGCTATGAAAGCTGGTATCACTATAATGACCGCGGTCGGGGTGATAGTAATCACATTGAATACCGTTTGGATGCTGATGGTATTCCTACGTATATCCGTATCCGTGGTAACGACTATATGAAAAGTCCGGTATCCGAAGATTTTTCGTTGACGGGCCAGACGGCAGTGTGGAAAAATAATGCGGAGTCGAGCCAGAAAACGATTGCCGGTAAAGCTTTTTATCAGAGTCTGTACGGAGAATGCGGCAACCTGGTGAAAGCGCTGCACGCGCATAACAACCGGTTAGTGCTGCTGCCTTCCGGCGAAGCTTCTCTGGAAGTATTGCAATCACATACCGTTGGGAAAGGTGCTGCTGCCAGAAAGCTGGTGTTATGCAGTGTGAAAGGCCTGAAGCCTACACCGGTCTACCGCTGGGTAGATGAGCAGTGGAATACTTTTGCGACGGTGGAAGACTGGAAAACGGTGATCAGAAAAGGCTATGAAGCAGCAGGTCCGGCATTGCTGGCGATACAGAAAAAAGTGGAACAGCATTTTTACCGGCAGCTGGCACAGGCACAGCGAAAAAAAATAACCGGTCAGCTGCTGATCCGTAATACTACTTTGTTTGATGCGGAGCAGGCGCGCCTGTTGCCCCATACAGATGTGCTGATACAAGACGGTATCATCAAAGCGGTATCTGCCGGTAAGCCACTTACAGTAAAGGGGGCGGAAGTAATTGATGGCAGCGGCCAAACGCTGTTGCCCGGATTATGGGATATGCATGTTCATTTTTCTGATAACCTGGACGGTATTATGCATATAGCCGCCGGCGTTACCCACGTCAGGGATATGGGCAATGATGCCAATTTGCTGGTTCGCATGGCCCAGGTAAAAAGTGGGGAACTGATAGGTCCTGCCGTAGAAATTGCCAGTGGATTTATTGATGGCGCCGGCCCTTATGCCGCGCCTACCGGTGCGTTGATCAACAATCCGGAGGAAGGTATTGCAGCTATCCGCGAATATGCGAAAAAAGGGTATCAGCAAATCAAATTATACAGTTCGCTGAAACCAGCCTGGGTGAAACCGCTGGTGGAGGAAGCCCGGCGGCATCATATGCGGGTATGCGGCCATATCCCTGCTTTTATGACGGCTGCCCAGGCCATCGACGCCGGTTATAATGAAGTCACTCACTTGAATATGCTGGTGTTGAATTTCTTTGGAGATACCATTGATACCCGTACGCCACAACGGTTTGCCATTCCGGCGCAGAAAGCCGCAGGCATGGATTTGCACGGGGCAGATATGGAAGCATTTATTGCCATGATGAAAGCGAAGGATATTACGGTAGATCCTACCGTCAATATTTTTGAAGCCCTGTTTACCGGAAAGAATGGAGAAACATTACCGAAAGACCGGTATATGGTAGACCATTTGCCGGCCGTGATGCAGCGGGAGTTTCGTGCCGGTGGTGGCGGACTACCGGTGTCGCCGGAGCTGGAAGCTACCTATAAAAAATCTTTTGAGGTCTTCCTGCAGCTGGTTAAACTGCTGTATGATAAGGGTATCCGGATTGTACCCGGTACGGATGATGTTCCCGGCTTCGACCTGCATTATGAACTGGAGCTATATGTGAGGGCGGGTATTCCTGCGGAGAAAGTATTGCAGCTGGCTACGTGGGGGCCTGCCGGTTATACCGGTAACGGCAGTACGTTGGGAAGCATCAAAACAGGGAAAAAAGCGGATATGATTTTAGTGGGTGGTAATCCGGTGAGTAATATCCATGATATCCGCAATACGCGGCTGGTGATTACCGGAGGAGCTATATACCGGCCGTCTGCTTTGTATCCGGCTATTGGTATCACCCCTTTTAGTGAGGGAAAATAA
- a CDS encoding AraC family transcriptional regulator: protein MKQPILNIHDTVKLYTVDDAAITDPARYAARTLGNGTLLILDNQDSKDEGTPVRTDHYALIFCMKGTCRKIVDHHPFEVIPHSIHIVAPGQLSSYSHRSPDLTLKMIFFKRSFLDDLQVAAELTDQLLLVNPEHPPLFTTDPASMEAMLQLITGMQQEQETHAPFFLQIIRCQLLELLFRINRVCTHCLENTPKRSNRRFQVVHEYRKLVEKYFTVHNRVEEYAALLHITAKHLSDTVKQETGDTALTFIHQRILREAQFLLEYSALSIKEIAAYLNFDSSSHFSRFFRLKLGTSPIDYRQTRKIG, encoded by the coding sequence ATGAAACAACCGATATTAAATATCCACGACACGGTAAAACTATATACCGTTGATGATGCCGCCATTACTGATCCGGCCAGATACGCTGCCCGGACTTTAGGTAACGGTACCTTGCTGATCCTGGATAACCAGGATAGCAAAGACGAAGGAACGCCGGTACGTACTGATCACTATGCCCTGATTTTTTGCATGAAGGGAACCTGCCGGAAAATAGTAGACCACCACCCGTTTGAAGTAATCCCCCACTCTATTCACATCGTAGCGCCCGGGCAACTCAGTTCCTACAGCCACCGCTCACCGGACCTGACCCTGAAAATGATTTTCTTCAAACGTTCCTTCCTGGACGACCTGCAGGTAGCTGCTGAACTAACAGATCAGCTGTTGCTGGTAAATCCGGAACACCCGCCGTTGTTTACCACCGATCCCGCCAGTATGGAAGCCATGTTGCAGCTGATTACCGGCATGCAGCAGGAACAGGAAACCCATGCCCCCTTCTTCCTGCAGATCATCCGCTGTCAGTTGCTGGAATTATTGTTCCGCATCAACCGGGTTTGCACGCATTGTCTGGAAAATACCCCGAAACGATCCAACCGCCGCTTCCAGGTAGTACATGAATACCGTAAACTGGTGGAAAAATATTTTACGGTACATAACCGTGTAGAAGAATATGCTGCCCTGCTGCATATCACCGCCAAACACCTCAGCGATACCGTCAAACAAGAAACCGGCGATACCGCCCTTACGTTTATCCATCAGCGTATTTTACGGGAAGCCCAGTTTCTTCTGGAATATTCTGCCCTCAGTATCAAGGAAATAGCGGCCTACCTGAACTTTGACTCCAGCTCTCATTTCAGCCGGTTCTTCCGGCTTAAGTTGGGAACAAGCCCGATCGACTACCGGCAGACACGAAAAATTGGATAG
- a CDS encoding HipA family kinase, which produces MSDSSQHQPRTVQVTRYVTPLREGGSLPAIAEADDGFLYALKFRGAGQGVKALIAELIGGEIARTLGLKIPEIVFARLDAAFGRTEPDEEIQDLLKASVGLNLALHYLSGAITYDPAVTTVAPRLASEIVWLDCLLTNVDRTPRNTNMLTWRQELWLIDHGASLYFHHSWQNWEEQSRRPFVQIKDHVLLRQAAELEAVDKEFQALLTPARIQAIVHLIPDEWLTDGAADGTAAERRQVYFQFLTSRIAASDIFVKAAQDARKSLI; this is translated from the coding sequence ATGAGTGATAGTAGTCAACACCAGCCGAGGACCGTACAGGTCACCCGCTATGTGACACCGCTGCGGGAAGGCGGCTCGCTGCCGGCCATTGCGGAAGCAGACGACGGATTCCTGTATGCCCTTAAGTTCCGGGGAGCCGGACAAGGGGTAAAAGCCCTGATTGCAGAACTGATTGGCGGAGAAATAGCCCGTACCCTGGGTTTAAAGATACCTGAGATTGTATTTGCCCGGTTGGATGCTGCCTTCGGCAGAACAGAACCGGATGAAGAAATACAGGATCTGCTGAAAGCCAGCGTAGGACTCAATCTGGCCCTGCACTACCTGTCTGGCGCCATTACGTATGATCCGGCGGTGACCACCGTTGCACCCCGCCTCGCATCTGAAATTGTATGGCTGGACTGTCTGCTGACCAATGTAGACCGTACGCCCAGGAATACCAATATGCTCACCTGGCGCCAGGAGCTGTGGCTCATCGATCACGGCGCCTCCCTGTATTTCCATCATTCCTGGCAGAACTGGGAAGAACAATCCCGGCGGCCATTTGTACAGATAAAGGACCATGTGCTGTTGCGGCAGGCAGCCGAACTCGAAGCCGTAGACAAAGAGTTCCAGGCTTTGCTCACCCCCGCACGTATCCAGGCCATCGTGCACCTGATACCCGATGAATGGCTGACCGACGGTGCTGCAGATGGCACTGCTGCCGAACGCCGCCAGGTATACTTTCAATTTTTAACATCCCGGATCGCCGCATCCGATATATTTGTAAAAGCCGCACAAGATGCCAGAAAATCACTTATTTGA
- a CDS encoding TonB-dependent receptor produces MKKVFVALLLFLCALVQQPTFAQTTQASVFGIVTDENKQMIPGASILVRNESTGFTTRTITNAKGEYTFKELPLGGPYTIIANYIGYGEQKRTGYALNQGDLLRVNIEVKTTALSINEVKVTASGLKNKTENFGAATTVTARDISRLPVNGRNFTSLIDLSPLSRGGNLSGQLASSTNFTIDGMTAKNPTSGGTTNRNGGPYAISMEAVREFKVVTNQYDVTYGRSGGGTVSTVTKSGTNTFSGSAFTFGRTNWLSSNYDIRGNRRQNDFSTYQYGFSLGGPIIKNKLHFFVTWDHQADARPLQIADIQTLEDEKRLGLNQASLDRYVQIARSKYGVASTPQFGSFDKKRGTDAVFARIDWQLNEKNLLTIRDNYVNDRNNLGLDDNTSINLYEVYGNVKSVDNSLLASLRTVVTPRLTNELKLQHLYTLEQSTPGNQLPGANIPRAIVERVRSITGTDTLFTNIQLGGQRYSPEHFYNNVVHLVDNIYYNTNKINFTFGADLMYSHMNSLYGSEMNGRFFFTGLDNFDNRKPYRYAREVALNEDHSVKQNILNSALYAQMQTKLFPGLEMIAGIRADYTTYMNKPNFNQIVFEDLGLRTDNSLASFQLQPRIQFNWDINEKHRDYLRFGAGIFGSDINNYAMINNMLFDGTKVLSVDVQGSSVPVPNFPGYRQNPATAPGAELFNQPGIPKLATINMNGKDAKIPVVYKANISYNRFITERLKMGISVFASLGRNNYMYVDRNMVETPFFTLANEGGRGVYVPAKSIKTDNGATDWMQGRKSNRIGRVLELNSEGKVNQFAVVLDGTYRYFRDGEIAFSYTWNDTKDNTSYNGNVANSATLSLMVKDDPRNLKEMTYSDNHFRHKVVFYGTLPTFYGFSVGIRFSGIGGTRYSLGVDGNVNGDFVNSNDLAYVFDVNDKNVPEKIRKGIQAILDNPKTDQSMKDYILSSSGKIAERNGGINQFTGIWDIRISKKIQLFKTHHLEISGDIFNLANMFNKEWGTSKSLGKQNLYSLGGFDDATSTYKYNVKTNAGALIPYANPWQIQFGLRYGF; encoded by the coding sequence ATGAAAAAAGTCTTTGTAGCATTGCTGTTATTCCTATGTGCCCTTGTGCAACAACCCACTTTCGCACAAACAACCCAGGCATCTGTATTCGGGATAGTGACCGATGAAAACAAACAAATGATTCCCGGTGCATCGATTCTGGTGCGGAACGAATCCACCGGATTTACTACCAGAACCATTACCAACGCCAAAGGGGAATATACTTTCAAAGAGTTGCCACTGGGCGGCCCCTATACCATTATTGCCAATTACATTGGTTATGGTGAACAAAAAAGAACCGGTTATGCCTTGAATCAGGGCGACCTGCTGCGGGTAAACATCGAAGTAAAAACCACGGCACTCAGTATCAATGAAGTAAAAGTGACTGCTTCCGGCCTGAAAAACAAAACCGAAAACTTCGGCGCCGCCACCACTGTCACGGCACGCGATATTTCCCGGTTACCGGTAAACGGCAGAAACTTTACCTCATTGATCGACTTATCCCCGCTCAGCCGCGGTGGTAACCTATCCGGACAACTGGCTTCTTCCACCAACTTCACCATCGACGGGATGACCGCCAAGAATCCTACCTCCGGCGGTACTACCAATCGTAACGGCGGCCCATACGCGATCTCCATGGAAGCTGTGCGGGAATTCAAAGTAGTCACCAACCAGTATGATGTTACTTATGGCCGCAGTGGTGGTGGTACCGTGAGTACGGTTACCAAATCAGGTACCAATACTTTTTCCGGGAGCGCGTTTACTTTCGGCAGAACCAACTGGCTCTCCAGCAACTACGATATCCGCGGCAACAGACGTCAGAATGATTTCTCTACCTATCAGTATGGCTTCTCACTCGGAGGTCCGATCATTAAAAATAAACTGCACTTCTTCGTTACCTGGGATCATCAGGCGGATGCCCGCCCACTGCAGATTGCAGACATACAAACACTGGAAGACGAAAAACGACTGGGCCTGAACCAGGCTTCCCTGGACCGTTACGTACAGATTGCCCGTAGTAAATACGGCGTAGCCAGCACCCCGCAATTCGGATCATTCGATAAAAAAAGAGGCACCGATGCCGTATTCGCACGTATCGACTGGCAGCTGAATGAAAAGAACCTCCTGACCATCCGCGACAACTATGTGAATGACCGCAATAACCTGGGGCTGGATGACAATACCTCCATCAACCTCTATGAAGTATACGGCAATGTAAAGTCTGTAGACAACAGTCTCCTGGCCTCCTTACGTACCGTAGTGACGCCACGTCTGACCAACGAACTGAAACTGCAACATCTCTATACCCTGGAACAAAGTACGCCGGGCAATCAGCTTCCCGGCGCCAATATCCCCAGAGCCATTGTAGAACGGGTGAGATCCATTACCGGTACCGATACCCTTTTCACCAACATACAGCTGGGTGGCCAGCGTTACTCACCGGAACACTTCTACAACAACGTGGTACATCTGGTGGATAACATCTACTACAATACCAATAAAATCAACTTTACTTTTGGCGCTGACCTTATGTACAGTCATATGAACTCTTTGTATGGCAGTGAAATGAATGGTCGTTTTTTCTTCACCGGCCTGGACAACTTCGATAATAGGAAGCCCTATCGCTATGCCCGGGAAGTGGCGCTGAATGAAGATCACAGCGTTAAACAAAATATCCTGAACAGCGCCTTATATGCGCAGATGCAAACCAAATTGTTCCCGGGCCTGGAAATGATCGCCGGTATCCGCGCAGATTACACCACCTATATGAACAAGCCCAACTTCAACCAGATCGTGTTTGAAGACCTGGGATTACGTACCGATAACTCACTGGCCAGTTTCCAGCTGCAGCCACGTATCCAGTTCAACTGGGATATCAATGAAAAACACAGGGACTACCTGCGTTTCGGCGCCGGTATTTTTGGTTCAGACATCAACAACTATGCAATGATCAACAACATGCTGTTTGATGGCACCAAAGTATTATCCGTAGATGTACAGGGTAGCAGCGTACCAGTGCCCAACTTCCCCGGCTACCGGCAAAATCCGGCTACAGCACCCGGTGCGGAGCTATTTAACCAGCCTGGTATACCGAAACTGGCGACCATCAACATGAACGGAAAAGACGCCAAAATACCGGTGGTATATAAAGCCAATATCTCCTACAACCGCTTTATCACCGAACGACTGAAAATGGGCATCAGCGTATTCGCCAGCCTGGGTCGCAACAACTATATGTACGTAGACCGGAACATGGTGGAAACACCGTTCTTCACCCTGGCCAACGAAGGAGGCCGCGGGGTATACGTACCGGCTAAATCCATCAAAACCGACAACGGTGCCACCGACTGGATGCAGGGCCGCAAAAGCAATCGTATAGGCCGTGTACTGGAGCTCAACAGCGAAGGTAAAGTGAACCAGTTTGCCGTGGTACTGGATGGTACCTATCGTTATTTCAGAGATGGTGAAATTGCTTTCAGCTATACCTGGAATGATACCAAAGACAATACTTCCTACAACGGTAACGTAGCCAATTCTGCTACTTTATCCCTGATGGTGAAAGATGATCCGCGCAACCTGAAAGAAATGACTTATTCCGATAACCATTTCCGGCATAAAGTGGTCTTCTATGGTACCCTGCCTACTTTCTATGGTTTCAGCGTAGGTATCCGGTTTTCCGGTATAGGCGGTACCCGTTACTCCCTGGGTGTGGATGGCAACGTCAATGGCGACTTTGTCAACTCCAATGACCTCGCCTATGTGTTTGATGTAAATGATAAAAACGTACCGGAAAAAATCAGGAAAGGGATCCAGGCGATCCTCGATAATCCAAAAACAGACCAAAGCATGAAGGATTATATCCTCAGCAGCAGCGGAAAAATTGCAGAGCGCAATGGCGGTATCAATCAGTTCACCGGCATCTGGGATATACGGATCAGCAAAAAAATCCAGCTGTTTAAAACACATCACCTGGAAATCTCCGGCGATATCTTTAACCTGGCCAATATGTTTAACAAAGAATGGGGTACTTCCAAATCCCTGGGTAAACAAAACCTCTATTCCCTGGGTGGATTTGATGACGCCACTTCCACTTACAAATACAACGTTAAAACAAATGCCGGCGCACTCATTCCCTATGCGAATCCCTGGCAGATACAGTTTGGGCTGAGATACGGATTTTAA
- a CDS encoding superoxide dismutase encodes MLQEKFPFELPVLSYATNALEPVIDQTTMEIHHGKHHQAYVTNLNNALKDTAGASVDLAGLLANISQYSPAVRNNGGGHYNHSLFWSLLIPAAGQVPAGTLLTALESRWGSIADFKEAFAKEALQRFGSGWVWLIVKPNQSLEITSTPNQDNPLMDINTTNRGIPILALDVWEHAYYLKYQNKRADYVAKFWEVVNWEAVTSLYENAVK; translated from the coding sequence ATGTTACAAGAAAAATTTCCTTTTGAATTACCAGTGCTCTCCTATGCTACCAATGCACTGGAACCAGTGATAGATCAGACCACCATGGAAATACACCATGGTAAACACCATCAGGCTTATGTAACCAATCTCAATAACGCGCTGAAAGATACTGCCGGGGCCTCCGTAGACCTCGCAGGTCTGTTGGCCAATATTTCCCAATACAGCCCGGCAGTGCGCAATAACGGCGGTGGACATTACAACCACTCCCTCTTCTGGTCTTTATTGATACCAGCAGCCGGCCAGGTACCAGCAGGCACCCTGTTAACTGCACTGGAAAGCCGCTGGGGCAGCATCGCCGATTTTAAGGAGGCTTTCGCCAAAGAAGCCCTGCAACGCTTCGGCTCCGGTTGGGTGTGGCTGATCGTAAAACCTAACCAAAGCCTGGAAATCACGTCCACCCCTAATCAGGATAATCCGCTGATGGATATCAATACCACCAACAGAGGTATTCCTATCCTGGCACTGGATGTATGGGAGCATGCCTATTACCTCAAATACCAGAACAAACGCGCTGACTATGTGGCTAAATTCTGGGAAGTGGTAAACTGGGAAGCCGTAACAAGCCTATACGAAAACGCCGTAAAATGA
- a CDS encoding MgtC/SapB family protein — protein MGTMDISNELIIVAKLLVALLLGAFIGFDRERHGRDAGIRTYAAVCIGAALFTAVGKHLTDLAAASRIIANIVVGVGFLGAGIISRNGGSSTSHGLTTAATIWCTAAIGVAVGLNMFIIAATASLALYFLLSLHHQPWYIRWKQRIKSTDDTMV, from the coding sequence ATGGGAACAATGGATATCAGTAATGAATTGATCATTGTAGCTAAACTGCTGGTAGCCTTACTACTGGGTGCTTTCATTGGTTTCGACCGCGAACGGCATGGCCGGGATGCAGGTATCCGTACCTATGCGGCCGTATGCATTGGCGCGGCGCTGTTTACCGCTGTTGGAAAACACCTCACCGACCTGGCGGCGGCTTCCAGGATCATTGCCAATATTGTAGTGGGCGTAGGCTTCCTGGGGGCGGGCATTATTTCCAGAAACGGGGGCAGCAGTACCTCGCATGGGTTAACAACTGCCGCTACGATCTGGTGTACAGCGGCTATTGGCGTAGCAGTAGGACTGAATATGTTTATCATTGCTGCAACAGCGTCGCTGGCCTTGTATTTTCTGTTGTCTTTGCATCACCAGCCCTGGTATATCCGGTGGAAGCAACGCATCAAAAGTACAGATGATACGATGGTATAA
- a CDS encoding DUF3037 domain-containing protein yields the protein MPENHLFEYAVIRIVPRVEREEFLNVGVILYCKQQRFLETIFTLDESRIYALYPETDIASFKAYLCAFQHICQGQAAGGPISALDMASRFRWLTATRSSILQCSKVHPGLTTDARSTLERLQQHLVL from the coding sequence ATGCCAGAAAATCACTTATTTGAGTATGCCGTTATCCGCATAGTGCCCCGGGTGGAAAGAGAAGAGTTTCTCAATGTAGGTGTCATTCTCTACTGCAAACAACAACGTTTCCTGGAAACCATCTTTACTTTGGATGAAAGCAGGATTTATGCACTGTATCCGGAAACAGATATTGCTTCATTCAAAGCCTACCTTTGCGCCTTTCAGCATATCTGCCAGGGTCAGGCCGCCGGTGGTCCGATCTCCGCACTGGATATGGCCTCCCGCTTCCGCTGGCTCACTGCTACGCGCAGCAGCATACTACAATGTTCCAAAGTACATCCGGGCCTGACTACAGATGCCCGCAGTACCCTGGAACGCCTCCAGCAACACCTCGTCCTCTAA